A DNA window from Pyrus communis chromosome 3, drPyrComm1.1, whole genome shotgun sequence contains the following coding sequences:
- the LOC137727348 gene encoding NDR1/HIN1-like protein 2, with amino-acid sequence MYNSNQLPIEYATPEQQRPMKRQHTARYYAHRVRESLTTRVSKVICTIFLGLLLIVGIIAFILWLSLRPHRPRFHIHAFSVPGLAQETGFENAEITFNATARNANHNIGIYYGSMDGTVYYRDQRIGSITGLLQPFYQDPKNTTIVMGSFKGATLTVNNQRWTEFLNDRKRGTVVFRLEITAAIRFKIRAWYSKRHRMHATCDVDVGPDGLILPISKDRRCPVYFT; translated from the coding sequence ATGTACAACTCCAACCAGTTGCCGATCGAGTACGCCACCCCAGAGCAACAACGACCCATGAAGCGTCAACACACCGCCCGGTACTACGCCCACCGCGTCCGCGAAAGTCTCACCACCCGGGTCTCCAAGGTCATATGCACCATTTTCTTAGGCCTCCTCCTCATCGTTGGCATCATAGCGTTCATACTATGGCTCAGTCTACGTCCCCACCGCCCAAGATTTCATATCCATGCATTTTCGGTTCCGGGTTTGGCTCAAGAAACCGGGTTCGAAAATGCTGAGATAACGTTCAATGCCACGGCCCGTAACGCGAACCATAATATTGGCATATATTATGGTTCGATGGACGGGACGGTGTACTATAGGGACCAACGGATCGGATCAATAACGGGTTTACTGCAACCGTTTTATCAGGATCCGAAGAATACAACGATCGTGATGGGGTCATTTAAGGGAGCCACCTTAACGGTTAATAACCAACGTTGGACGGAGTTCTTGAATGATCGTAAAAGAGGAACGGTTGTGTTTCGGCTTGAAATTACGGCCGCGATCAGATTTAAGATTCGCGCTTGGTATAGCAAGCGCCACCGGATGCACGCCACCTGTGATGTTGATGTGGGCCCGGACGGCTTGATTTTGCCCATTTCTAAAGATAGGAGATGCCCTGTGTATTTCACCTGA
- the LOC137730294 gene encoding protein NDR1-like: MCETKNFYCWALQFLALLGLLALCLWLALRPKDPAYTIVDINIPKSDLEDGANNGSILYVLQIENSNKDSSIFYDETVLTFLYGSDTVGEKHIPAFHQGRGKTRQVIDYVDVNAQVWKTIRKSLLNATAELKVALLSRVRYKTWGVKSKHHGLDLQGKLSIGSDGKISGKKKKIKLGHSSKKWRRSNSRRLLD, from the coding sequence ATGTGCGAAACAAAGAATTTCTACTGCTGGGCTTTGCAGTTTCTAGCTCTCCTGGGACTCCTAGCCCTCTGTCTATGGCTGGCCTTACGTCCAAAGGACCCTGCGTATACCATTGTTGATATCAACATCCCAAAATCCGATTTAGAGGACGGCGCAAACAATGGTTCTATCTTATATGTCCTTCAAATTGAAAATAGTAACAAAGACTCCAGTATTTTCTATGATGAGACAGTTTTAACGTTCTTGTATGGGTCGGATACTGTTGGGGAGAAACACATACCAGCTTTTCATCAAGGAAGAGGTAAAACCCGTCAAGTGATTGATTATGTAGATGTCAATGCACAAGTTTGGAAAACTATTCGCAAGTCCCTACTGAATGCAACTGCAGAATTGAAGGTGGCTTTGCTTTCTCGGGTTCGGTATAAAACATGGGGAGTGAAGAGTAAGCATCATGGGCTAGACTTGCAAGGTAAATTATCAATTGGTTCAGATGGTAAGATTTCtggtaagaagaaaaaaattaagctAGGCCATTCTTCCAAGAAATGGAGAAGGAGCAATAGCCGACGATTACTAGATTAG